In Eulemur rufifrons isolate Redbay chromosome 3, OSU_ERuf_1, whole genome shotgun sequence, a single window of DNA contains:
- the TTPA gene encoding alpha-tocopherol transfer protein isoform X4 encodes MAEMRQGPAAGPQLNALPDHSPLLQPGLSELRRRALEAGVPRTPLPLTDAFLLRFLRARDFDLDLAWRLLQNYYKWRAECPEISADLHPRSILGLLQAGYHGVLRSRDPTGSKVLIYRIDSYAWGQL; translated from the exons ATGGCAGAGATGCGGCAGGGGCCGGCGGCGGGGCCGCAGCTCAACGCGCTGCCCGACCACTCGCCGCTGCTGCAGCCGGGCCTGAGCGAGCTGCGGCGCCGGGCCCTGGAGGCGGGTGTCCCGCGCACGCCGCTGCCGCTCACCGACGCCTTCCTGCTGCGGTTCCTGCGCGCCCGCGACTTCGACCTGGACCTGGCCTGGCGG ttactaCAAAACTATTACAAGTGGAGAGCAGAATGCCCAGAAATAAGTGCAGATCTGCACCCTAGAAGTATTCTTGGCCTTCTGCAGGCCGGCTACCATGGAGTCCTGAGATCCAGGGACCCCACCGGCAGCAAAGTTCTTATTTACAGAATCG